The proteins below come from a single Halobacteriovorax sp. DA5 genomic window:
- a CDS encoding thymidine phosphorylase — protein MSENFSAYQIISKKRDGKKLTDEEIKWFINGITNGDVADYQMSALLMAIYLNGMSVKETAALTDAMLYSGKTLKFSGVNVIDKHSTGGVGDKASFILGPIATACGVKVPMMAGRGLGHTGGTVDKVESIKGFKTELTLEQFKKQLNKEKIVLIGQTKDIAPADKIIYGLRDVTGTVESIPLITASIMSKKLAEGANGIVMDIKVGDGAFMDNIKDAKALAKSLRDTAKRFDKRMITMITDMNQPLGQYIGNSLEIIESIETLKGNGPKDLTDISVKLAGAMIYIAGKADSLKEGEKKAQAVIDNGKALKVFKNLIKVQGGDEKVCDDYSRLPLAKEKTVFSATKNGYVSAIACKNMGLHCVSLGGGRAKATDKIDFGVGFILNKKVGDKVSKGEALVEIYHNKDQKKQVEAILADLKKDIKVTTAKPKASKLIFEVKEI, from the coding sequence ATGTCGGAAAATTTTAGCGCATATCAGATCATCTCAAAAAAAAGAGATGGTAAAAAATTAACAGATGAAGAAATTAAGTGGTTCATAAATGGGATTACAAATGGTGACGTTGCTGACTATCAAATGTCTGCACTACTAATGGCCATTTACTTAAATGGTATGAGCGTAAAAGAAACTGCCGCTCTTACAGATGCCATGCTTTACTCTGGAAAGACGCTAAAGTTCTCAGGAGTGAACGTGATCGACAAACACTCAACTGGTGGTGTTGGAGACAAGGCATCGTTCATTCTTGGCCCAATCGCTACGGCATGCGGAGTTAAGGTTCCAATGATGGCCGGACGTGGTTTAGGCCATACAGGTGGAACAGTTGATAAAGTTGAATCGATTAAAGGATTCAAAACTGAACTAACTCTTGAACAATTCAAAAAGCAACTTAATAAAGAGAAGATCGTTCTTATTGGTCAAACAAAGGATATCGCTCCTGCTGACAAAATCATCTACGGTCTAAGAGATGTAACGGGAACAGTTGAATCAATCCCATTAATTACAGCATCAATCATGAGTAAGAAGTTAGCGGAAGGCGCTAATGGTATCGTGATGGATATTAAAGTTGGTGACGGTGCATTCATGGATAATATCAAGGATGCAAAAGCACTAGCAAAAAGTCTTCGTGATACAGCAAAGCGCTTTGATAAGCGTATGATCACAATGATTACAGATATGAATCAACCACTAGGTCAGTATATTGGTAACTCTCTAGAGATCATCGAATCAATTGAGACACTAAAAGGTAACGGTCCAAAAGACTTAACTGATATCAGTGTTAAGCTTGCAGGTGCAATGATCTATATTGCAGGAAAAGCTGATTCACTTAAAGAAGGTGAAAAGAAAGCGCAAGCAGTAATTGATAATGGAAAAGCACTTAAAGTTTTCAAAAACCTTATTAAGGTTCAAGGCGGAGATGAGAAAGTTTGTGACGACTACTCTCGCCTACCTCTAGCAAAAGAGAAGACTGTATTTAGCGCAACTAAGAATGGTTACGTTTCTGCGATTGCTTGCAAGAACATGGGCCTACACTGTGTAAGCCTTGGTGGTGGACGTGCAAAAGCAACTGATAAGATCGACTTTGGAGTTGGTTTTATTCTTAATAAGAAAGTTGGTGACAAGGTTTCTAAAGGTGAAGCACTTGTTGAGATCTACCATAACAAAGATCAGAAGAAACAAGTTGAAGCTATCCTTGCAGACTTAAAGAAAGATATTAAAGTTACAACTGCTAAGCCTAAAGCAAGTAAGTTAATCTTTGAAGTGAAGGAAATCTAG
- a CDS encoding NupC/NupG family nucleoside CNT transporter — protein sequence MERVISAFGLIVMVGVAFALSNNRKKINWRLVLSGLALQIFFGLIILKTDVGQNFFEGARGFFTAILNYTNEGSGFIFGPLSNVPKFGFIFFVMVLPTIIFMSSLMSVFYHLGIMQVVIKAFAKVMSVVMGTSGAESLAAAANIFAGQTEAPLVVKPLVSKMTQSELMALMTGGMATVAGGVLASYVGFGIDAAHLLSASVMSAPAALVCAKLMVPETQESLTQGDLKLDLKDNSVNLIDAAANGASEGVKLAINVGAMLIAIIALVAMFNGALGLITGWFGFEGITLELIMGKLFAPFAWLLGVEWKDAEIVGMLLGKKLVLNEFVAYLDLKANMGNLSERSITIATYALCGFANFSSIGIQIGGIGGIAENRKQDLAKLGVKSLIAGTLACFMTACIAGIFI from the coding sequence ATGGAAAGAGTTATTTCGGCATTTGGTTTGATCGTTATGGTTGGTGTTGCTTTTGCATTATCAAATAACCGTAAGAAAATTAATTGGCGTCTCGTTCTTTCTGGCTTAGCTCTTCAGATCTTCTTTGGTCTCATCATTCTAAAAACTGATGTAGGGCAAAACTTCTTTGAAGGTGCACGTGGTTTTTTCACTGCAATTCTAAATTATACTAACGAAGGTTCAGGCTTTATCTTTGGTCCACTTTCAAATGTTCCAAAATTCGGCTTTATTTTCTTTGTCATGGTTCTTCCGACAATTATTTTTATGTCTTCATTAATGAGTGTATTTTATCACTTAGGTATCATGCAGGTTGTTATTAAGGCTTTTGCTAAAGTCATGTCAGTTGTGATGGGGACATCGGGAGCTGAGTCTCTAGCGGCCGCTGCCAATATCTTTGCTGGACAAACTGAGGCACCACTTGTGGTAAAGCCACTGGTTTCAAAAATGACACAATCGGAACTTATGGCGCTAATGACTGGTGGAATGGCCACTGTTGCAGGTGGGGTTCTTGCTTCATATGTTGGTTTTGGTATTGATGCTGCACACTTACTTTCGGCATCAGTTATGTCGGCTCCAGCGGCACTTGTTTGTGCCAAGCTTATGGTGCCAGAGACACAAGAGTCTCTAACTCAAGGTGACTTAAAATTAGATTTAAAAGATAACAGTGTAAATTTAATCGATGCTGCGGCCAATGGTGCAAGTGAAGGTGTAAAGCTTGCCATTAATGTTGGTGCAATGTTGATTGCAATCATTGCTCTTGTAGCAATGTTCAACGGTGCTCTTGGCCTAATCACAGGTTGGTTTGGTTTTGAAGGAATTACTCTTGAGCTAATCATGGGTAAATTATTTGCTCCATTTGCTTGGTTATTAGGTGTTGAGTGGAAGGATGCGGAGATCGTGGGAATGCTTCTTGGTAAGAAGTTAGTACTAAATGAGTTCGTGGCCTACTTAGACCTTAAGGCGAATATGGGTAACCTATCAGAGCGCTCAATTACTATTGCAACGTATGCCCTTTGTGGTTTTGCCAATTTCTCATCAATTGGGATTCAAATTGGTGGAATCGGTGGGATCGCTGAAAACCGTAAGCAAGACCTTGCAAAGCTAGGTGTGAAGTCTCTAATTGCAGGGACACTTGCATGTTTCATGACGGCCTGTATCGCTGGTATCTTCATTTAA
- a CDS encoding Rne/Rng family ribonuclease — MSKDLIINKTVNEWRAVLMENGEILDFLMERTKPTTTPHPRLGNIYRGKVLRVLPGMQSAFVDIGYSKAAFLYVDDAYLPTLDEQREMAKKAEEIKKEKKENGLVIPDELATLSESMDMKMRPESATIESFLKEGDEIIVQVAKEPISTKGPRVTRHVTIPGRYVVYMPFIEHTGVSRRIENEEERDRLKEMLETIRPEGKGVIARTVAEGSSYKTLKSDYDMLTKIWKEVQKKSEKEKAPALCYEDLTFIQRVLRDITDEDVDNIIIDDKDGVKEVEKFATKYLPQIKGKAKFFDETNPIFEKFGVDIEIERGLSNKVYLRSGGSLNIDQTEALVSIDVNTGKFVGRKTLEETILRTNLEAVKEIAYQLRLRNCGGIIIIDFIDMEKVENREAVYNSLVDALKKDRSKTKVLPISELGLVEMTRKRTRDTLTRIMCEPCPYCEGNGIVKTVNTICYEIVRELGKKIRNNPESKKISIYAHPEVTASLCGEELDIIETMEEVFSVNLQIRSENSYHVEQYEIF; from the coding sequence ATGTCTAAAGATTTAATTATTAACAAAACAGTTAACGAGTGGCGTGCTGTTTTGATGGAGAATGGTGAAATTCTCGACTTCCTAATGGAGAGAACTAAGCCAACGACAACGCCGCATCCACGCCTTGGGAATATCTACCGAGGAAAAGTATTAAGAGTTTTACCAGGAATGCAGTCTGCATTCGTTGATATCGGCTATTCAAAAGCAGCTTTCCTCTACGTTGATGATGCTTATCTTCCGACTCTTGATGAGCAAAGAGAGATGGCAAAGAAGGCCGAGGAAATTAAGAAAGAGAAGAAAGAAAATGGCCTTGTGATTCCTGATGAGTTAGCAACTCTTTCAGAATCGATGGATATGAAAATGCGTCCAGAGTCTGCAACGATTGAATCATTCTTAAAAGAAGGGGATGAGATCATTGTACAAGTAGCAAAAGAGCCTATTTCAACTAAAGGTCCACGTGTTACTCGTCATGTAACAATCCCTGGGCGCTATGTTGTTTATATGCCTTTTATTGAGCACACTGGTGTTTCTCGTCGTATTGAAAATGAGGAAGAGCGTGATCGCCTAAAAGAGATGCTTGAGACAATCCGTCCAGAAGGTAAGGGTGTTATTGCTCGTACTGTTGCGGAAGGAAGCTCATATAAAACTCTTAAGTCTGACTACGATATGCTGACAAAAATTTGGAAAGAGGTGCAAAAAAAATCTGAAAAAGAAAAAGCACCTGCGCTTTGTTATGAAGACTTAACTTTTATTCAACGAGTTTTAAGAGATATTACAGATGAAGATGTTGATAATATTATTATCGACGATAAAGACGGTGTGAAAGAAGTTGAAAAATTTGCAACAAAGTATCTTCCACAAATTAAGGGGAAGGCAAAATTCTTTGATGAAACAAATCCGATCTTTGAAAAATTTGGTGTTGATATTGAAATTGAAAGGGGACTAAGCAATAAGGTTTACCTTCGTTCAGGTGGTTCACTAAATATCGACCAAACAGAGGCCCTTGTTTCAATCGATGTTAACACGGGTAAATTTGTCGGACGAAAAACATTAGAAGAAACAATTCTTCGCACTAATCTTGAAGCAGTTAAAGAGATCGCTTATCAGCTAAGACTTAGAAACTGTGGTGGGATTATTATTATCGACTTTATCGATATGGAAAAAGTTGAAAACCGCGAAGCTGTTTATAACTCACTAGTAGACGCTCTTAAGAAAGATCGTTCAAAAACAAAAGTCCTTCCTATTTCCGAACTAGGGCTTGTTGAGATGACTCGAAAGAGAACTCGTGACACTCTTACACGTATCATGTGTGAGCCTTGTCCATACTGTGAAGGAAATGGAATTGTAAAAACAGTAAATACGATTTGCTATGAGATTGTTCGTGAACTTGGAAAGAAAATTCGCAACAATCCAGAGTCAAAGAAGATATCAATTTATGCTCACCCAGAAGTGACGGCATCTCTTTGTGGTGAAGAGCTTGATATTATCGAAACGATGGAAGAGGTATTCAGCGTTAATCTTCAGATTCGCTCGGAGAACTCTTATCACGTTGAACAATACGAAATATTCTAG
- a CDS encoding LON peptidase substrate-binding domain-containing protein, translated as MRALLFPLHKVSYQAILKKPLNIFEPRYIHMIHEAEKTNTPVALAYATLQDADEEADTIGIDHEKYHAVKRVVGLGRVQILQKSKDGTMLVVLEPLFKGLIMDVYNEELPFNTIEVDPITEFLTVMPEHMISLQRLGLVFRHWAKSFFKNQVEYDALMEATKDPVVLIGAITEFVVTSPDLKQGILEIDDINAKIDVLLEWLD; from the coding sequence ATGAGAGCACTTCTATTCCCATTACATAAAGTTTCATATCAGGCGATCTTAAAAAAGCCCCTCAATATTTTTGAACCACGCTACATTCATATGATTCATGAAGCAGAGAAAACTAATACACCTGTCGCTTTGGCCTATGCGACTTTGCAAGATGCTGATGAAGAAGCTGATACCATTGGAATTGATCATGAAAAGTATCATGCGGTAAAGAGAGTGGTGGGGCTTGGCCGCGTACAAATTCTTCAAAAATCAAAAGATGGAACAATGCTTGTTGTCCTTGAGCCTCTTTTTAAAGGTCTTATCATGGACGTCTATAATGAAGAGCTTCCATTTAATACAATTGAAGTCGACCCGATTACAGAGTTTTTAACAGTGATGCCTGAGCACATGATTTCACTGCAAAGGCTTGGTCTCGTTTTTCGTCATTGGGCAAAATCATTTTTTAAAAATCAAGTTGAGTACGATGCCCTCATGGAAGCAACAAAAGATCCTGTTGTTTTAATCGGGGCCATTACTGAATTTGTGGTTACTTCGCCAGATCTAAAGCAGGGAATTCTTGAAATCGATGATATCAACGCTAAGATCGACGTCCTCCTTGAATGGCTCGACTAA
- the rpsR gene encoding 30S ribosomal protein S18, whose translation MIYELALVAHAGATEEQQTSLKNLVAEVVKNYEGEVLLTDDWGMRTFAQTAKNGAKTGNYIYFIVSGNKDLNTELQRRFKINEDVHKYLIIKLADNNADAEAVVKAYKTPFSKAHPGSQTDELEKGAEKDKRRFAKRKNCWFKANSITADWKDPKTYNWLINEFGKIQPARVTGVSTKHHRWAQSAIKRARNIGLVSHVRGDFAH comes from the coding sequence ATGATTTATGAGTTAGCATTAGTAGCTCACGCGGGCGCAACTGAAGAGCAACAAACTAGCCTTAAAAACCTAGTAGCAGAAGTTGTAAAAAATTACGAAGGTGAAGTCCTTTTAACTGATGATTGGGGAATGAGAACATTTGCTCAAACTGCCAAGAACGGTGCTAAAACAGGTAACTACATCTATTTCATCGTTTCAGGTAACAAAGACCTAAACACAGAACTTCAAAGACGTTTCAAAATCAACGAAGACGTTCACAAGTATCTAATCATTAAACTAGCAGACAACAACGCAGACGCAGAAGCTGTTGTTAAAGCTTACAAAACTCCATTCTCAAAAGCACACCCAGGTTCACAAACTGATGAACTAGAAAAAGGTGCAGAAAAAGATAAGAGAAGATTTGCTAAGAGAAAGAACTGTTGGTTCAAAGCAAACAGCATCACTGCAGACTGGAAAGATCCAAAAACTTACAACTGGCTTATCAACGAGTTTGGTAAAATTCAACCAGCAAGAGTTACAGGTGTTTCTACTAAGCACCACAGATGGGCACAATCTGCAATTAAGAGAGCAAGAAATATTGGTCTAGTATCTCACGTTAGAGGTGACTTCGCTCACTAA
- a CDS encoding DUF2232 domain-containing protein produces MNDKKPNTFTLISKDNFTIGKLLFLCVVSLILSVAYPLGVFSPLPVAFAFLIYGNLKTLVTFGVMIVLCFIAAQSNDSFLILANSAYVLFYAVIIGYLSAATILRNEDPVKGLLKRGFILLLVIFGLLGTIEVIFPSTISTTITTSVNEGLSQLKNSPDYKELIARGGEVAATYQSVFENPEDIIKRIYQWGFSVIFVSTFFILWLTVFMLLRNAKLWKMLHGYKFGLKHFVRFQVPEYFALIVVIGLALFLGGEYIGGEIVEVIGLNILLCLGIFYFFQGMGVYLDFLKYIKVTGFVRSILAIMTIFFAHRFIAIVGLLDYWVNFRRFFKNNKEI; encoded by the coding sequence ATGAACGATAAGAAACCAAACACATTTACACTTATCTCAAAAGATAACTTCACAATTGGGAAGTTACTTTTCTTATGTGTAGTGAGTTTGATCTTAAGTGTTGCTTATCCACTAGGTGTATTTTCACCACTTCCAGTGGCATTCGCTTTCTTAATCTATGGAAACTTAAAGACGCTTGTGACTTTCGGTGTAATGATCGTTCTTTGCTTTATTGCTGCACAATCGAACGACTCTTTTTTAATCCTTGCTAACTCTGCGTACGTTTTATTCTACGCTGTTATCATTGGTTACTTGAGTGCCGCTACGATTTTACGCAATGAAGATCCTGTAAAAGGATTATTAAAGAGAGGATTTATACTCCTACTTGTGATCTTCGGACTTTTGGGAACAATTGAAGTGATTTTTCCTTCAACAATCTCGACGACGATTACAACTTCAGTAAATGAAGGTTTGTCACAATTAAAGAATTCACCAGATTATAAAGAATTAATTGCTCGCGGTGGTGAAGTCGCAGCAACTTACCAAAGTGTTTTTGAAAACCCAGAAGATATCATTAAGAGAATCTATCAATGGGGCTTCTCTGTTATTTTTGTAAGTACGTTCTTTATTTTATGGTTAACAGTTTTCATGCTTTTAAGAAATGCAAAGTTATGGAAAATGCTTCATGGCTACAAATTTGGTCTAAAGCACTTTGTGCGCTTTCAAGTGCCAGAGTACTTTGCCCTTATCGTAGTTATTGGGCTAGCTCTCTTCTTAGGTGGAGAGTATATTGGTGGTGAGATTGTTGAGGTTATTGGCCTTAATATCTTACTTTGCTTAGGAATATTCTATTTCTTTCAAGGAATGGGTGTTTACTTAGACTTCTTAAAATATATTAAGGTGACTGGGTTTGTTCGCTCAATTCTTGCGATTATGACTATTTTCTTTGCTCATCGTTTTATTGCGATTGTTGGCCTATTAGACTATTGGGTCAACTTTAGAAGATTTTTTAAAAATAATAAGGAGATATAA
- the rplI gene encoding 50S ribosomal protein L9, which yields MKVILKETVKSLGNVGEIVNVSAGYARNFLIPNGAAVLADESNTAQVKHFEKLLAKQVEADKASATKVAGAINGLNIELIKRVGTNGKLFGSVTTHELSLELGKLGHDVERRHLLLENPIRAIGSYEVKAKVFAGVDATFTVTVKMDPAQEEENKKKAEELAAMKAAQELLAKEAAEAAASGDNSGEMSEEEKLKMEANRILRS from the coding sequence ATGAAAGTTATTCTTAAAGAAACTGTAAAGTCTCTTGGTAACGTTGGTGAGATCGTTAACGTTTCAGCTGGTTATGCAAGAAACTTCCTAATTCCAAATGGTGCTGCAGTTCTAGCTGATGAATCAAACACAGCTCAGGTTAAGCACTTTGAGAAACTACTTGCTAAGCAAGTTGAAGCTGATAAAGCATCTGCAACAAAAGTTGCTGGTGCAATCAATGGACTAAACATTGAACTTATCAAAAGAGTTGGTACTAACGGTAAACTATTTGGTTCTGTTACTACTCACGAACTTTCTCTTGAACTAGGTAAACTAGGTCACGATGTAGAAAGAAGACACCTTCTTCTAGAAAACCCAATCCGTGCGATTGGTAGCTACGAAGTTAAAGCTAAGGTTTTCGCAGGTGTAGATGCTACTTTTACAGTAACTGTAAAAATGGATCCTGCTCAAGAAGAAGAAAACAAGAAAAAAGCTGAAGAACTTGCTGCAATGAAAGCTGCTCAAGAACTTCTTGCTAAAGAAGCTGCTGAAGCTGCTGCTTCTGGTGACAACTCAGGTGAGATGTCTGAAGAAGAAAAGCTTAAGATGGAAGCTAATAGAATCCTAAGAAGCTAA
- the dnaB gene encoding replicative DNA helicase, which translates to MVEQNNSNNARTLPNDTLSEKSLLSCLILDSMSFDEISDLKLEGKDFYNPKYGIVFDAIKDMVHSNNPVDYVTICSYLSDHNRLDEIGGQNFILDITEDQVSSANLRHYAKTVKDKASLRDLVRQARKVADKGATFSGNAQDFIQEVESIFFGLTNEAKQGSMIKLNECLKENIKEIEDTSRVAGEIHGVPTGYGALDKLLLGMQPGQLIILAARPAMGKTALALNVAQNACEFSKLPVALFSLEMMAKELSMRLLTQRAKIDSKRIRTKEFLETDLRKIGQGIQQLADMPIYINDNAGTNLLDIQSACRKIKASEGLGLVVIDYLQLMSSHNKMLPREQQIAEISRGLKNMAKELECPVIALSQLNRGVESRPNKRPMTSDLRESGSIEQDADIIMFVYRDEYYNPDTKDQGIAEVIVGKNRGGEVGTAKLTFVGAHTSFENIAYAQDDGRN; encoded by the coding sequence ATGGTTGAGCAAAACAACTCGAACAACGCAAGAACACTTCCAAACGATACTCTTTCTGAGAAATCTCTACTTTCATGCTTAATTTTAGATAGTATGTCATTTGATGAAATCTCTGATTTAAAATTAGAGGGAAAGGATTTTTATAATCCGAAATATGGAATTGTATTCGATGCCATTAAAGATATGGTTCACTCGAATAACCCTGTTGATTACGTAACAATTTGTTCATATCTTTCAGACCACAATCGCCTTGATGAAATTGGTGGTCAGAACTTCATTCTTGATATTACAGAAGATCAGGTATCAAGTGCAAACCTTCGTCACTATGCAAAGACTGTAAAAGACAAGGCGTCTCTTAGAGACCTCGTTCGCCAAGCTAGAAAGGTAGCGGACAAAGGTGCAACTTTCTCTGGAAATGCACAAGACTTCATTCAGGAAGTAGAATCAATCTTCTTTGGTCTTACAAACGAGGCCAAGCAAGGAAGTATGATTAAGCTTAATGAGTGTCTAAAAGAAAACATTAAAGAAATTGAAGATACATCGCGCGTTGCCGGTGAGATTCATGGTGTACCGACTGGTTATGGTGCCCTTGATAAGTTATTACTTGGTATGCAACCTGGTCAGTTAATTATTCTAGCTGCCCGTCCTGCCATGGGGAAGACTGCTCTTGCTCTAAACGTTGCACAGAATGCTTGTGAGTTCTCAAAACTTCCAGTTGCTCTTTTCTCTCTGGAGATGATGGCCAAGGAACTTTCAATGAGACTTCTAACTCAACGTGCGAAGATCGATTCAAAAAGAATTCGTACAAAAGAGTTCCTTGAAACAGATTTAAGAAAAATTGGGCAGGGGATTCAGCAACTTGCTGATATGCCAATTTATATTAATGATAATGCTGGGACAAACCTTCTTGATATTCAGTCTGCGTGTCGTAAGATCAAAGCATCTGAGGGTCTGGGACTTGTTGTTATCGACTACCTTCAGCTAATGAGTTCACACAATAAGATGCTTCCTCGTGAACAGCAGATTGCGGAAATTTCAAGGGGCCTAAAGAATATGGCCAAAGAACTTGAGTGTCCGGTAATCGCACTTTCACAGCTTAACCGTGGGGTTGAATCTCGTCCTAACAAACGTCCAATGACTTCGGATCTTCGTGAATCTGGATCAATTGAGCAGGATGCGGATATTATTATGTTCGTATATCGTGATGAATATTATAACCCTGATACAAAAGATCAGGGGATTGCAGAAGTTATCGTTGGTAAAAACCGTGGTGGTGAAGTTGGAACTGCAAAGCTAACATTCGTTGGTGCGCATACAAGTTTCGAAAATATCGCCTATGCACAAGACGATGGCAGAAACTAG
- a CDS encoding chorismate-binding protein: protein MHKTMAETSQSTYALFKHEEGFLKLERPSKYLHITNKKIYDRLRQTEQDFSVAALKDLLGHCWHVQSLHYELGHYFLSDAPYFEEELSLATLINFEEKSIIRPTEAHKKTTATVEKIITKDEYENLFHKTYENLLAGNCYQLNLTSLIELKISNTDDLINTFLSIELYPKLGEFAHILSLPFEERLVISNSPECLYEYDQERKKLTTRPIKGTVADHLGKDFLINDVKNTSELNIITDLLRHDLSAIGKNFSKVESMREFFYVPGLIHQYSKISVELEECNNLSLVTSLFPGGSITGAPKKRVVELIKNIENKDRGIYTGSTILNFDNIYKSSINIRSLDITSSSNLALYGAGGGITLLSDAESEFFELKAKANSFLKVFFKDVKI, encoded by the coding sequence ATGCACAAGACGATGGCAGAAACTAGTCAATCGACTTACGCTCTCTTTAAACATGAAGAAGGCTTCTTAAAACTTGAGAGGCCTTCAAAATACCTTCATATAACAAATAAGAAAATTTACGATCGACTCCGTCAAACTGAACAGGACTTCTCTGTTGCTGCTTTAAAAGACTTATTAGGACACTGCTGGCATGTGCAATCTCTGCATTATGAATTAGGCCATTACTTTTTGTCTGATGCCCCTTACTTTGAAGAAGAGCTAAGCCTTGCAACACTTATAAACTTTGAAGAGAAAAGCATTATAAGGCCTACAGAAGCCCATAAGAAAACGACAGCTACAGTAGAAAAAATTATTACTAAAGATGAGTATGAAAATCTATTTCATAAGACATATGAAAATTTATTGGCCGGAAATTGTTACCAGCTAAATCTAACTTCTCTTATCGAGTTAAAAATTTCAAATACAGATGATCTGATTAATACATTTTTAAGTATAGAGCTTTATCCCAAGCTCGGTGAATTTGCACATATCCTAAGTCTTCCATTTGAAGAGCGTCTCGTTATTAGTAATTCTCCAGAATGCTTATACGAGTATGACCAGGAAAGAAAAAAACTCACAACAAGACCAATCAAGGGAACTGTGGCCGATCATCTTGGCAAAGACTTCTTAATTAACGACGTCAAAAATACAAGTGAACTCAATATAATTACAGACCTCTTAAGACATGATCTGTCTGCCATTGGAAAAAACTTTTCAAAAGTTGAATCAATGCGCGAATTTTTTTATGTGCCAGGACTTATTCATCAGTACTCTAAAATAAGTGTGGAGCTAGAAGAGTGCAACAACCTCTCTTTAGTTACCTCCCTGTTTCCAGGAGGAAGTATCACTGGTGCACCGAAGAAAAGAGTCGTTGAATTGATAAAAAATATTGAAAACAAAGACCGAGGAATTTACACAGGTTCTACCATTTTAAATTTTGACAATATTTATAAATCATCTATAAATATCCGTTCTTTAGACATTACATCATCTTCTAACCTCGCTCTATACGGGGCAGGAGGAGGAATCACTCTACTGAGTGACGCTGAGAGCGAATTCTTCGAACTAAAAGCCAAAGCTAATAGCTTTCTTAAGGTTTTCTTTAAGGATGTAAAAATCTAA
- a CDS encoding motility protein A, with translation MDIASVIGLVLAVGGIMGSIMSGGAISIFIDVPSVLVVGLGLIGVTLYRWPMEVVKGLVAIAMKSIFFTPVDPKDKINKIKELAELARRESVFALEKAEIDDPFMKKAMTLAADNRPPEVIASILQMDIDSMESRHKTGADVFDGVAADGPAMGMIGTLIGLVQMLQNLSDPSAIGPAMAVALLTTFYGAIIANVFAGPVKNKISYRSQMELMSMSIVVAGTLGIVAGENPRMIIEKLNSFLPPSERSASDEGEE, from the coding sequence ATGGATATAGCATCAGTCATTGGATTAGTATTAGCAGTAGGTGGAATCATGGGTTCCATTATGTCAGGTGGGGCGATCTCAATTTTCATTGATGTCCCTTCAGTACTTGTTGTTGGTCTAGGTCTAATCGGAGTAACTCTTTATCGTTGGCCAATGGAGGTTGTAAAAGGTCTTGTTGCAATTGCAATGAAATCGATCTTCTTCACGCCAGTTGATCCTAAAGACAAAATTAACAAAATTAAAGAACTAGCAGAGCTTGCCAGACGTGAGTCAGTTTTTGCTTTAGAGAAAGCTGAAATTGATGATCCGTTTATGAAGAAGGCGATGACTCTTGCAGCGGATAACAGACCTCCTGAAGTTATTGCTTCGATTCTCCAAATGGATATTGATTCAATGGAGTCTCGTCACAAGACTGGGGCAGATGTTTTTGATGGTGTTGCGGCAGATGGCCCTGCTATGGGAATGATCGGGACCCTAATCGGTCTGGTACAGATGCTTCAGAACCTTTCAGATCCGTCGGCGATTGGTCCGGCCATGGCCGTTGCCCTTCTGACAACGTTCTATGGTGCGATTATTGCCAACGTTTTTGCAGGACCTGTTAAAAATAAAATTTCATACCGATCACAAATGGAACTTATGTCCATGAGTATTGTAGTAGCGGGAACACTTGGAATTGTTGCAGGTGAAAACCCTCGTATGATTATTGAAAAACTTAATTCATTCCTTCCGCCAAGTGAAAGATCTGCTTCGGATGAAGGTGAAGAATAG